A window from Fusarium musae strain F31 chromosome 8, whole genome shotgun sequence encodes these proteins:
- a CDS encoding hypothetical protein (EggNog:ENOG41), giving the protein MPQDMPPRGGYEPVQYKRNLPAKGFRPGILLLGMGAVMGYGWYKLIGGMREANELGREKMWARINLIPLLQAEEDRDQVRRYLADQKREKELLGDNAKVYNSDRFVRPTFAVTPPPTTN; this is encoded by the exons ATGCCTCAGGATATGCCCCCTCGGGGCGGGTACGAGCCCGTCCAGTACAAG CGAAACCTCCCCGCGAAGGGTTTCCGTCCCggtatcctcctcctcggaaTGGGCGCTGTCATGGGCTACGGCTGGTATAAGCTGATCGGCGGCATGCGCGAGGCCAA CGAACTCGGCCGTGAAAAGATGTGGGCTCGCATCAACCTCATTCCCCTCCTTCAAGCTGAAGAGGACCGCGATCAGGTCCGTCGATACCTTGCCGACCAGAAGCGTGAGAAGGAGTTGCTCGGTGACAATGCCAAGGTTTACAACAGCGACCG ATTCGTGAGGCCGACTTTCGCTGTTACACCTCCTCCTACTACAAACTAA
- a CDS encoding hypothetical protein (EggNog:ENOG41) — MASFKGFNPETDIPSLAGKVILITGGTSGLGRSAILTLASHNPSHIYFTGRSSTAASSLISSISPVPATFLECDLTSIASMRSAAKNFAHDQLDIFIANAGVMAVDGLTQDGLELQFGVNHVGNATLLMALLPIMQKTAETSEVRFVSVTSLGYAGHPKKGIEFETLHSLQEHLPFGTWSRYGQSKLANIVLAKELERRYPAIKSVVVHPGVIATNLVTGLGFWKRMFVYVTNPSMMTVEQGGYNTAWAAAGDVKRDEAVAFYEPVGKANKGDAMCFSEELGKKLWEWTEEKIESVKQSQLR, encoded by the exons ATGGCATCATTCAAAGGCTTCAATCCAGAAACCGACATTCCCTCTCTCGCCGGAAAAGTTATCCTCATCACCGGCG GAACTTCCGGCTTGGGTCGCTCTGCTATCCTGACCCTTGCCTCTCATAATCCATCTCACATCTACTTCACCGGGCGCTCCTCAACTGCCGCATCGTCTCTCATATCCTCCATCTCCCCCGTTCCTGCAACATTCCTCGAATGTGATCTGACGTCCATTGCAAGCATGCGCTCCGCAGCGAAGAATTTCGCACATGATCAATTGGATATCTTCATCGCAAATGCGGGAGTCATGGCTGTTGACGGGCTTACTCAGGATGGACTTGAGTTGCAGTTTGGTGTTAATCATGTCGGCAATGCGACGCTTTTGATGGCTCTTTTGCCAATCATGCAGAAAACTGCCGAGACGAGTGAAGTTCGTTTTGTTAGTGTTACTTCACTCGGATATGCAGGCCATCCCAAGAAAGGCATCGAATTTGAGACGCTTCATTCACTCCAAGAACACTTACCCTTTGGAACATGGAGTCGCTACGGACAGAGCAAACTCGCCAACATCGTCCTGGCCAAGGAACTTGAGCGACGATACCCCGCCATCAAGAGCGTTGTTGTCCATCCTGGTGTAATTGCTACAAATTTGGTCACAGGCCTGGGGTTCTGGAAGAGAATGTTTGTGTATGTTACCAACCCATCTATGATGACGGTTGAGCAGGGCGGATACAACACCGCTTGGGCTGCGGCCGGTGATGTCAAGAGAGATGAGGCAGTGGCGTTTTATGAACCAGTTGGAAAGGCAAACAAAGGGGATGCTATGTGTTTCAGTGAGGAGTTGGGGAAGAAGCTGTGGGAGTGgacagaggagaagatcgagagCGTCAAGCAGTCACAGTTGAGATAG
- a CDS encoding hypothetical protein (EggNog:ENOG41): protein MHDKIVPLGSRLHYPIIVTKLLKKPGDTIKKQESIFEYKFHWKRKVNEETWNDETTYTEFDSPAEGKLKQWRIREGQEIAADSPCLMVEEACGHEVQVQGLCSLCGADMTEINWASDNLDTDRAMINMSHDQTVLRVSESVATKAEHENQKRLLRQRKLSLVVDLDQTIIHACIEPTIGEWKNDPTNPNYEAVKDVRDFQLNDDGPRGLTSGCTYYIKLRPGLMEFLDEVSKMYELHVYTMGTRAYALNIAKIVDPEQKLFGNRVISRDENGSITSKSLQRLFPVSTDMVVIIDDRADVWPMNRPNLIKVVPYDFFKGIGDINSSFLPKRTDILPILKSKPVEKGVKIAPKASPMDEIARMSGGDDAANLKVQEEEQEKTLEKQLKDRPLLHMQEELDKEDDQQDTNVGENASESPPIHHRNVLVDDDEELIALQDHLTDLHTAFYETYDRRRAERREKEGTHPPAHSKSKRRASVDDGVDLSMVPDVGDILDELKSNVLSGLVIVLSGLVPLGVRVEESEIGMQAQSYGAQVLDTVSKRVTHLVVASSRPRTKKVQQAAKIPSIKIVNQNWLTDCLSQWRRLDERPYFLEILDADREKGEDDTTEVTSEADEAEDAQTGQELRDFDWGEAEDELAEFLDDDLGDDGDVSIAPTVTESDVESVDGQNSKGIKRKADADESDDDGSNLGESVLAKKQRLARNRGASGLRSIQTPNGDDQDTEDGSLPTPVPTGDEDVVDRDKEPLVNVDDGADFDEDELERELLAELMAD, encoded by the coding sequence ATGCATGACAAGATCGTCCCCCTAGGCTCGCGCCTACATTACCCCATCATCGTTACAAAACTTCTCAAGAAACCCGGCGATACGatcaagaaacaagaaagTATTTTCGAGTACAAGTTCCACTGGAAGCGCAAGGTCAACGAAGAGACCTGGAACGATGAAACCACCTACACTGAGTTCGATAGCCCCGCTGAAGGCAAGCTCAAGCAATGGCGCATCCGCGAAGGCCAGGAGATCGCGGCTGACTCGCCCTGTCTGATGGTTGAAGAAGCGTGCGGTCACGAAGTCCAGGTGCAGGGTCTTTGCAGTTTGTGCGGCGCTGATATGACCGAGATCAACTGGGCGAGTGATAACCTCGATACAGATCGCGCTATGATCAACATGAGCCATGACCAGACTGTTTTGAGAGTCAGCGAAAGCGTCGCTACAAAGGCCGAGCACGAGAACCAGAAGCGCCTACTCAGACAACGGAAACTGAGTCTCGTTGTCGATCTTGATCAAACTATTATACATGCCTGTATAGAACCCACGATCGGAGAGTGGAAGAACGATCCCACGAATCCTAATTATGAGGCTGTGAAAGATGTTAGGGACTTCCAGCTCAATGATGACGGTCCTCGCGGATTGACCAGCGGCTGCACGTACTATATCAAGCTTCGACCGGGATTAATGGAATTCCTGGATGAGGTCTCCAAGATGTACGAGCTACATGTTTACACCATGGGTACCCGCGCCTACGCcctcaacatcgccaagatcGTTGACCCCGAACAGAAGCTCTTTGGAAACCGAGTTATCAGTCGTGACGAGAATGGTAGCATTACTTCCAAGAGTCTACAGCGTCTGTTCCCCGTCAGCACAGACATGGTAGTTATCATTGACGACCGAGCCGACGTGTGGCCTATGAACCGACCGAACCTGATCAAGGTGGTGCCCTACGATTTCTTCAAGGGTATTGGCGACATCAACTCGAGTTTCCTCCCTAAGCGAACAGACATTCTACCTATACTCAAGTCGAAGCCCGTGGAAAAGGGTGTGAAAATAGCCCCGAAAGCTTCACCGATGGATGAGATTGCTCGAATGAGCGGTGGAGACGATGCCGCCAATCTAAAGGTCcaggaagaagagcaggAAAAGACACTTGAGAAGCAACTCAAGGACCGACCATTGCTCCATATGCAGGAAGAGCTAGACAAGGAAGACGATCAGCAAGATACGAATGTTGGCGAGAATGCTAGCGAATCACCACCTATTCACCACCGAAATGTTCTtgttgacgacgatgaggagcttATCGCGCTCCAAGATCACCTTACAGATTTACACACGGCATTCTACGAGACATACGACCGGCGAAGAGcggaaagaagagagaaagaggggACGCACCCACCTGCGCATAGCAAGTCCAAGAGAAGGGCGTCGGTCGATGATGGCGTTGACTTATCTATGGTCCCAGATGTCGGCGACATTCTTGACGAACTCAAGTCCAATGTCTTGTCTGGTCTTGTGATTGTGCTATCAGGGCTTGTCCCTCTGGGCGTGAGAGTGGAGGAGTCAGAGATCGGTATGCAGGCTCAGAGTTATGGTGCTCAGGTCCTGGATACAGTGTCGAAACGAGTCACACATCTTGTCGTTGCCTCATCACGCCCTCGTACCAAGAAAGTGCAGCAGGCCGCCAAAATCCCCAGCATTAAAATTGTCAACCAAAACTGGCTCACCGACTGCCTAAGTCAATGGAGGCGACTTGACGAGCGACCCTATTTTTTAGAGATTCTCGACGCTGATAGGgagaagggagaggatgACACGACCGAAGTTACATCGGAAGCCGACGAAGCTGAAGATGCGCAGACGGGGCAAGAGCTAAGGGACTTTGACTggggagaagctgaagatgaacTGGCCGAGTTCCtggatgatgatcttggcgacGACGGCGACGTGAGCATCGCTCCCACAGTTACTGAATCAGACGTAGAGTCCGTGGACGGTCAGAACTCGAAAGGCATTAAACGTAAGGCTGACGCCGATGAGTCAGACGACGATGGCTCAAATCTCGGCGAAAGTGTTCTAGCCAAGAAGCAACGTCTGGCTCGGAATAGGGGCGCCTCTGGTCTCCGATCAATACAAACACCAAACGGTGACGACCAAGATACAGAAGATGGAAGTCTACCTACACCAGTACCAACAGGCGACGAAGATGTGGTGGATCGGGACAAAGAGCCTCTGGTGAATGTTGACGATGGGGCAGattttgatgaggatgagctggagaGAGAGTTGCTAGCAGAGTTGATGGCGGACTGA
- a CDS encoding hypothetical protein (EggNog:ENOG41) — translation MEDGISEGYRPDPPGNIELIWRKSHTPILDLYPYPNNKSPIVPSTSHLDEDWLAATSRVRIFKTLSNSPNIQGYKAEHIQFFFWTALDRSNRRYKDIHAPNAQLWEFHDMHGMLACSPWFDCPIFDDLLHKPQIRNDPRGKKHGKVRMVKRNPHFVELEDEFLERWWFKAAKLKLRRFDNGDAVLPITEQSYREMYGEKAMEWDIEEEDDESDEETEIATGEDMQREDEDADDEESI, via the exons ATGGAGGATGGTATCTCTGAAGGTTACAGGCCAGACCCCCCAGGCAACATCGAATTGATATGGCGCAAAAGCCATACCCCGATCTTAGATCTCTATCCCTACCCAAACAACAAGAGCCCTATCGtcccatcaacatcacatcTAGATGAAGACTGGCTTGCGGCCACCAGCAGAGTACGCATCTTTAAGAccctcagcaacagcccCAACATCCAGGGCTACAAGGCCGAACACATccaattcttcttctggACTGCTCTTGACCGATCAAACCGCCGCTACAAAGACATCCACGCCCCTAACGCACAACTCTGGGAGTTCCACGACATGCACGGTATGCTGGCCTG TTCGCCCTGGTTTGACTGCCCTATCTTTGATGACTTGTTGCACAAGCCACAAATAAGGAATGACCCGAGAGGGAAGAAGCACGGAAAAGTTCGTATGGTGAAGAGAAATCCGCATTTTGTGGAGTTGGAGGACGAGTTCTTGGAGAGATGGTGGTTCAAGGCAGctaagttgaagttgaggaggttTGACAATGGGGATGCGGTGCTGCCCATCACGGAACAGAGTTACAGAGAGATGTACGGGGAGAAGGCGATGGAATGGGAtatcgaggaggaagatgatgagagtgatgaagagactgagATCGCCACTGGTGAGGATATGCAgagagaagacgaagacgctgatgatgaagagtctATCTGA
- a CDS encoding hypothetical protein (BUSCO:EOG0926079Q), producing MDTIDFDLNDALKHYMSDPASISTPEADGALFDCENDPEALTLPVVNSVLNPIVDAVADNPDAIMRASHMDSLQFLLKLAPISLHHSPDTPTVGQHSELENPRYTAHLPTHALSKIFDLVMSGLSAEADSVHSDIDSPDEQDSVLHHKKLLEIYGFLLQWTIAAVETKAAEKSSAAPAARGRGKGKKGPAKDKDAAWDSATQLQGALEIMCKVLKLKLSKIFLTTSERDTFIGLLTRPVYMVLESEQRVKTTTIRMHCFKVLCIAVKHHGHGYAAQINIIQNLTYFEHLSEPMAEFLHILAETYDYPQLADEVLREISNKEFNSNDTRGPKSVSSFIAKLSELAPRLVIKQMTMLAKQLDSESYTLRCALIEVCGNMVGYLSKQDERSENHKSQLNAFFDVLEERFLDINPYCRCRTLQVYMRLCDLAQKFPKRRQKAAELACRSLEDKSSNVRRNAIKLLGTLIKTHPFTVMHGAQLSRKEWQARLDMVQEELDALKPPPGVPGFGGDQANTTVDNELLDEATQLGSPQKPSQMTEEEKAAAIKKAQEEAATSEAIEKLTLTRRYYNEALKFIDVIHDATTTICQLLGSRNKSEVIEAMDFFEVGDAYNIEQNKVGIRRMLRLIWTKGNSDEGKGVQTHLIECYRRLFFEAPDSFSPNDSAIYIARNMISLTFGATPAELTSLEQLLATMMKGGMIPEVVINKLWQVYGVQKREISRTQRRGAIIVLGMLATANPEIVVGEMETMLRTGLGLHGRNDLQLAKFTCIALRRINPSGRQSKDSPVKFSRLPNDHAVSVRLAAITEVPSDSKEWYGVAEQAINAIYAISKHPDTVCSDLIRRKARQVFGQSRTPPSSQPSSRPTSRDETKIAPTADQTATQGEKKKRDNAIALSQLLFIVGHVAIKQIVHLELCELDFKRRKQEKEKAAPAKNDKDKEDADELDLIGGTTEDDFTEAMAHIRERELLYGPNSLLAVFGPLVSEICANNTTYADKGLQAAATLCLAKLMCVSAEYCEANLPLLITIMERSPNATVRSNAVIALGDMAVCFNHLIDENTDFLYRRLADDDASVKRTCLMTLTFLILAGQVKVKGQLGEMAKCLEDEDRRIADLARMFFTELSTKDNAVYNHFVDMFSLLSAGGNMEEESFRRIVKFLLGFVEKDKHAKQLAEKLAARLNRCETERQWNDVAYALGILQHKNEEITKLVSEGYRVVQSSA from the exons TTCGACTGCGAAAATGATCCCGAAGCCCTTACCCTCCCTGTCGTTAACTCTGTCCTGAACCCTATCGTCGACGCAGTCGCCGATAATCCAGATGCCATCATGCGCGCTTCCCACATGGACTCGCTGCAGTTTCTCCTCAAGTTAGCCCCCATATCCCTCCATCATTCACCTGATACTCCGACTGTGGGACAACATTCTGAGCTAGAAAATCCCAGATACACAGCACATCTCCCCACCCACGCCCTTAGCAAGATCTTCGACCTTGTTATGAGCGGCTTGAGTGCAGAGGCCGACTCTGTTCACTCCGATATCGACTCCCCCGACGAGCAAGACTCGGTACTCCACCACAAGAAGCTACTCGAGATATACGGCTTCCTCTTGCAATGGACGATCGCTGCTGTTGAGACCAAGGCCGCTGAGAAGTCGTCAGCGGCACCGGCTGCTAGAGGACGcggaaagggaaagaagggGCCTGCAAAGGATAAGGATGCAGCTTGGGATTCGGCTACACAGCTTCAAGGAGCCTTGGAGATTATGTGCAAGGTCCTTAAGCTCAAGCTCTCTAAGATCTTTCTTACAACAAGCGAACGAGACACGTTCATTGGTCTCCTTACCCGACCAGTTTACATGGTTTTGGAGAGTGAGCAACGAGTCAAGACAACCACTATCCGAATGCACTGCTTCAAGGTCCTTTGCATTGCAGTGAAGCATCATGGGCATGGATATG CGGCGCAAATCAACATCATACAGAACTTGACATATTTCGAGCACTTGTCGGAACCCATGGCCGAGTTCCTACACATTCTAGCAGAAACTTACGACTATCCTCAGCTCGCTGACGAGGTATTACGCGAAATCAGTAACAAAGAGTTCAATTCGAACGATACTAGAGGACCTAAGTCTGTTTCTTCCTTTATTGCCAAGCTTTCTGAGTTGGCGCCACGATTGGTGATCAAGCAGATGACCATGCTTGCCAAGCAATTGGATAGCGAG TCATATACGCTTCGATGTGCTCTTATCGAGGTCTGCGGAAACATGGTTGGCTACCTCAGCAAGCAAGATGAGCGCAGCGAGAACCACAAGTCCCAATTGAACGCTTTTTTCGATGTGTTAGAAGAGCGATTCCTCGACATAAACCCCTATTGCAGGTGCAGAACTCTACAAGTGTACATGCGACTTTGCGACCTTGCGCAAAAATTCCCCAAGCGACGACAAAAGGCTGCGGAGCTCGCCTGTAGAAGTTTGGAAGACAAGAGCAGCAATGTCCGACGTAACGCAATCAAGCTTCTAGGCACACTTATTAAGACACATCCTTTCACGGTCATGCACGGTGCGCAGCTGTCAAGAAAGGAGTGGCAGGCTCGTTTGGACATGGTACAGGAGGAATTGGATGCTCTCAAGCCTCCCCCTGGTGTTCCTGGCTTTGGAGGCGACCAGGCGAACACGACTGTTGACAACGAACTTCTTGATGAGGCGACACAACTTGGCTCTCCTCAGAAGCCAAGCCAGatgactgaggaggagaaggcggctgccatcaagaaggcaCAAGAGGAAGCTGCTACAAGCGAAGCTATCGAGAAGCTGACACTCACCCGACGATACTACAACGAGGCTCTCAAGTTCATCGATGTGATCCACGATGCCACCACCACGATCTGCCAGCTCCTCGGATCAAGGAACAAGAGCGAGGTTATTGAGGCCATGGACTTCTTTGAGGTCGGTGACGCCTACAATATTGAGCAGAACAAGGTCGGTATTCGACGTATGCTTCGACTCATCTGGACCAAGGGCAATAGCGATGAAGGAAAGGGTGTCCAGACACACTTGATCGAGTGTTACAGGCGACTATTCTTCGAGGCACCTGACTCGTTCAGTCCCAATGACTCGGCGATTTACATTGCGCGAAACATGATCAGTTTGACCTTTGGCGCAACACCCGCTGAGCTCACGTCGCTTGAGCAGCTTTTGGCCACAATGATGAAGGGCGGCATGATCCCCGAGGTTGTTATCAACAAGCTTTGGCAAGTGTATGGTGTTCAGAAACGGGAGATTTCCCGGACTCAGCGCCGAGGTGCTATCATTGTTTTGGGAATGCTGGCAACTGCAAACCCCGAGATTGTGGTTGGCGAAATGGAGACCATGCTTCGGACTGGTCTTGGTCTGCATGGACGCAATGATCTCCAGTTGGCCAAATTTACGTGCATTGCTTTGAGGCGAATTAACCCGTCTGGACGACAGTCTAAGGACTCTCCTGTCAAGTTCTCACGATTGCCCAATGACCACGCCGTTTCAGTCAGATTGGCTGCCATCACGGAGGTTCCTTCGGACAGCAAGGAGTGGTATGGAGTAGCAGAGCaggccatcaacgccatctaTGCTATTTCTAAGCATCCCGATACCGTCTGCTCGGACCTCATTCGACGAAAAGCACGACAGGTGTTTGGGCAGTCTCGCACCCCGCCATCTTCGCAACCCAGCTCGCGCCCTACATCGCGAGATGAGACCAAGATTGCGCCAACAGCCGACCAGACTGCGACCCagggtgagaagaagaaacgtGACAACGCCATCGCTCTGTCTCAGCTTCTATTCATCGTCGGCCACGTTGCCATCAAGCAAATTGTTCATCTTGAGCTGTGTGAACTCGACTTCAAGCGCAGAaagcaggagaaggagaaggcagCGCCCGCTAAAaacgacaaggacaaggaagatGCGGATGAGCTTGATCTTATCGGAGGCACAACAGAGGATGACTTTACAGAAGCCATGGCACACATTCGTGAGCGAGAGCTTCTATACGGACCCAACTCTCTACTAGCCGTCTTTGGCCCACTGGTGTCAGAGATATGTGCCAACAACACAACATACGCCGATAAGGGACTCCAGGCCGCCGCGACACTCTGTCTCGCTAAGCTCATGTGTGTGTCTGCCGAGTACTGTGAAGCAAACTTGCCGCtgctcatcaccatcatggAGCGTTCGCCCAACGCCACTGTACGAAGCAATGCCGTTATCGCGCTTGGTGACATGGCAGTCTGCTTCAATCATCTCATTGATGAGAACACCGACTTCCTTTACCGCAGACTGGCTGACGACGATGCGTCCGTCAAGCGAACGTGTCTCATGACGTTGACCTTCCTGATCCTCGCTGGAcaggtcaaggtcaagggtcAGCTCGGCGAGATGGCCAAATGtttggaggatgaggaccGCAGGATCGCTGATTTGGCGAGAATGTTCTTCACCGAGCTCAGCACCAAGGACAATGCTGTGTACAACCACTTTGTCGACATGTTCAGTCTGCTCAGTGCTGGCGGCAatatggaggaggagagcttCCGCAGGATAGTCAAATTCCTTCTTGGTTTTGTTGAAAAG GACAAACACGCCAAACAGCTGGCCGAGAAGCTGGCCGCACGACTCAACCGTTGTGAGACAGAGCGACAATGGAACGATGTTGCATATGCGTTGGGCATTTTGCAACATAAGAATGAAGAGATTACAAAGCTGGTGTCTGAAGGCTACAGAGTCGTTCAATCCTCTGCTTAA